atgaataattctaatatagtGACTGCTGACATGAGGGAGTTTAGAGATGCAGTCGATACTTTGGATGTTTTTGATCTAAATTTTACGGCAAGCTTTATACCTGGTGGGATTGTAGCCATAATAGTCCGGTGTTTCGAAAGCTTGATCGTGTTTTAGTCAATACTGATTGGGTTACTGTGTTTCCCTTCTCGGGTGCTCACTTTCTTCCTCGGGGGCTGTCCGACCATAGTCCTGCTATGATCACCTTGGGGGTTCAAACTGATAAATTACATAAACCATTCCAAATATTCCAGCACATGATTGATCATAAGGACTTTCTTTGCACTGTTAATGAGGCCTGGAATGTGACTACTCGGGGTGATCCGTGGTATATTCTTTCTTCAAAGATAAAGCGAGTTAAAGCTGCTCTGAAACGCTTAAACAAATTTGTTGGTAATGTCATGAGGACGTCATTACAGCTCGCACTACTCTGATGAATTTCCAAACTAATCTGCCTCCAGCTCCATCTTTTGATGATTTTCATACTGAAGAACAGTTGTGCTCCGCTCTTCACAAAGCCCTTTCTGTGGAGGAAACGTTCTTAAACAAAAATCCAGGGTAAAGTGGCTCGACTTGGGGGATGGAAATAATGCTTTTTTTCATAGAGCTTGTAAAAGTCGATGgaacacaaataaaattgtgGCCATTGAAGATAGTTCTGGGAATATTAAAACCTCCCATGGTGATATAGCAACTGTTGCTGTTGACTATTTTAGGCGTATATTAGGTTCTTCTCATCAGGTTGATGTGCTTGAACCGGATATTACTCTTCCCTCATTATCTGATCTCCAGCAATCTTTTCTGAATGCTCCTTTCTGTCGGGCGGATGTTCTGTCAGCTTTCAAATCCATGGGTAAACGGAAGAGCCCGGGGCCTGATGGTTTGACTCCAGAGTTTTATCTGGCAGCGTGGGATATTGTTGGGGAAGATGTCACAAAtggaattctttatttcttcGACTCTTGTGAACTCCCTCGTATAGTCAACTCTGTTGCTATAACTCTGATTCCTAAGTGCTGCAATCCATCAAAAATTGAAGAATATAGGCCCATCTCGTGCTGTAATACTCTTTACAAGTGTATTACTAAACTGCTTGCCAGTCGGATTCAACGAGTTCTTCCTCAGATTATCTCCCACAATCAGTCCGCTTTTGTTCCTCAACGCTTGATTGGAGATAATATAATGTTGGTCCAAGCGCTTTGTAGAGACTATCACAGGAACGATGGCACTCCAAGATGTGCTTTTAAACTTGATTTACACAAGGCTTTTGACAGCCTAAATTGGAGTTTCCTCTTTGACATTATGGCCAGAATGCACTTTCCAGAACGGTTTATTAAGTGGATCAGGGTCTGTATCACTGGTTGCATGATCTCAATTAAGCTGAATGGAGTTCTTGAAGGGTATTTCCAATGCAGAAATGGTCTCCGGCAGGGAGATCCTTTGTCTCCCTTCTTGTTTGTTTTGGGCATGGAAGTTCTTTCTGCTTTCCTACGCTCCAAACTGCATAACTCTTTGTTCTCCTTTCACTGGCGTACTAGGCAGATGAAGCTCACCCATGTAATCTTTTCGGACGATATATTCTTATTTAGTAAAGGTGAGAGCAATTCAATATGCTTGCTACTGGATAATGTTATCCGGTTTACTGAATTTTCTGGCCTTAGTCTCAATAAAAAGAAATGTTTGGGTTTTTATTGTGGTGTTCCAGATTCTATTATTGATGCTACTTCTCAGAGGTATGGTTTTAGTCGAGGGACTATGCCTATCTCCTATCTGGGATTGCCCCTGATCACTGGTAGATTGAATAAACAGCTTTGCTCTCCCCTTATTTCGAGACTCTGTCAGAAAATTGAACTCTGGTCTGTTAGAGTTTTGCGGTACAGTGGAAGGTTGCAATTGATAAAATCTGTTCTTCAAGGGATTCAAGGCTATTGGTCGATGTATCTATTTCTGCCAAAAGGTGTGTTAAAACAAATTCAATCTGTGTTGGCAAAGTTTCTGTTGGGAGGAGATTTATTGACAAAATGCCATTACAACGTTGCTTGGGTTGACTGCTGTGAGAAAAAAGATGAGGGAGGTTTAGGAGTTCGAGACTTATGTGACTGGAATCGTGCTGCAATCTTATACCAGACTTGGCGTATTGCTCACTATAATCCAACTTCGATATGGATTCTTTGGGTACACTCCTGTTTGCTGAAACAAAAATCTTTCTGGACTTCAAAGATTCCGTACAAATGTCCTTGGAATCTTCGGCACATCTTCAATGCTAGACCTCTAGCTCTACGGTTTTTATCTTACTCTGTGCATTAAAACTCTTGTTTTAAAGCATGGCATGATCCATGGCTGATAAGCTCCCCACTTATTGAAAAATTTGGTCTGGATTTTCCGACTATGATGGACTCAGATGTTAATGCTTCGGTTGGCAGCTTAATTCTTAATGGGCAGTGGCATGTCTCGACTTCAAATGATTATAGGGCGATTCATTTTCGAAATCTGTTATCTAGTTGCATTATTGGTCAAAAGGATGTCGTCTACTGGAATGGAGAATGCTCTGTAAAAATCTCCAGAGTCTGGGAATCCATTCGGAGAAGAGGTTCGCCTAAACCATGGCTCCCTCTCCTTTGGCATAGATTCCATATTCCTTCCTGCTCCTTCATATCATGGTTGGCTTGTCGTGGGCGTTTACTTACCAAAGATAGGATGGCTTACTATCATTTGGAGGCTGATCCTAGATGTGTCCTTTGTAGCAGTTATGATGAAACTGTTGAACACCTTTTCACTATTTGCCCGTATTCGTACATTATTCTTCGGGGCTGTCCGTTTGATCTAAAGATTAATTGGGACAGCTGGATGCTTGGAGACTTTTTTAGTGACCAACTGTCCGCTATTCAACAGCACATAGGTCTTCTATATATCACAGTTGCAATTTACTTAATTTGGAGAGAAAGAAATAGCCGAATTCATGGTAAAGGCTCAATGGGAGTGTCTCATCTGGAGCATATAGTCAAGAGAATGATGCGGGAAAAGCTTTTCACTTGCATATCTTTTCGCAGAGAGTTAAAGCGTGACCCCACTTTATGTAATTTGCTATATTAGCTGTCATGTTTAGTTGGCCTTTTAGTTAGTTGGCTTTTAGTGACTAATTTATTTAGTATCAACGTTTGTACTGATGCATAGCTTCATGCTTTATTCGAGACTTGATGCCTGTATCTTGTCTCGCTTGTCGGGGTATGCCCCTTGATTTGTagctttctttctttttataaaatctttcatttagcaaaaaaaaaagttgttttcaacttcaaacgagtctggaatgaagctacaatttgtttccaacataaatctagccaataataaagcaacaagttgtttccgagctcaaacgagtcaagaatgaaactacaagttgattctaattttaagcaaccgaaaatgaagctacaagttgtttccaacttcaatctagccaataatgaagcaacaagttgtttccgggctcaaacgagtcaagaataaatcAACaaggtgattctaattttaaacaacagaaatgatgctacaagttgttttcaacatcatacgagtctggaatgaagctacaagttgtttccaacttcaaactagccaataatgaagtagcaagttgtttccggactcaaacgagtcaagaatgaaactacaagttcattctacttttgaacaaccgaaaatgaagctacaagttgttttcaacttcaaacgagtctggaatgaagctacaagttgtttccaacatcaatctagccaataataaagcaacaagttgtttccgagctcaaacgagtcaaaaatgaaactacaagttgattctaattttaaacaactgaaaatgaagctacaagttgttttcaacttcaaacgagtctgaaatgaagctacaagttgtttccaacttcaaactagccaataatgaagcagcaagtcatttacgggctcaaacgagtcaagaatgaaactacaagttgattctaattttaagcaaccgaaaatgaagctacaagttgttttcaacttcaaacgagtctggaatgaagctacaagttgcttccaacttcaatctaggcaataatgaagcaacaagttgtttccgggctcaaacgagtcaagaatgaaacaacaagttgattctaattttaaacaacagaaatgaagctacaagttgttttcaacatcaaacgaatctggaatgaagctacaaattgtttccaacttcaaactagctaataatgaagtagcaagttttttccgggctcaaacgagtcaagaattaaactacaagttgattcaaattttaaacaaccaaaaatgaagctgaaagttgttttcaacttcaaacgatcaggaatgaagctacaagttgtttccaacttcaatctagcctataatgaagcaacaagttgttttcgggctcaaacgagtcaagaatgaaacaacaagttgattctaattttaaacaaccgaaaacgaagctacaagttattttcaacttcaaacgaggctggaatgaagctacaagttgtttccaacttcaatctagccaataatgaagcaacaagttttttccgggctcaaacgagtctagaatgaagctacaagttgattctaattttttataatcaaaacaaagctacaagttgttttcaacttcaaacgactttagaatgaagctacaagttgtttccaacttcaatctagccaataatgaagcaacaagttgtttcccggctcaaacgagtcaagaatgaaactaccagttgattctaattttaaacaaccgaaaacgaagataaaagttgttttcaacttcaaacgagtctggaatgaagctagaagttgtttccaacttcaatctagccaataatgaagcagcaagttggttccgggctcagacgagtcaagaatgaaactacaagttcattctaattttaaacaaccgaaaatgaagctacaagttgttttcaactttaaacgagtctggaatgaagctacaagttgtttccaacttcaatctagccaataatgaagcaacaagttgtttacatgcttaaacgagtcaagaatgaaactacaacttgattctaattttaaacaaccgaaaatgaagctacaagttctttcaacttcaaacgagtgtggaatgaagctacaagctgtttccaacttcaatctagccaataatgaagcaacaagttgtttccggtctcaaacgagtcaagaatgatactacaagttgaatctaattttaaacaaccgaaaatgaagctacaatttgttttcaacttcaaacaggtctggaatgaagctagaagttatttccaacttcaatctagccaataatgaagcaacaagttgttttcgggctccaatgagtcaagaatgaaactacaagttgattttaattttaaacaaccgaaaatgaagctacaagttgttttcaacttcaaacgagtctggaatgaagctacaagttgtttccaacttcaaactagccaataatgaggcagcaagtcgtttccgggctcaaacgagtcaaaaatgaaactacaagttgattttaatttaaacaaccgaaaatgaagctacaagttgttttcaacttcaaacgagtctggaatgaagctacaagttgtttccaacttcaatctagccaataatgaagcaacaagttttttccgggctccaacgagtcaagaatgaaactacaagttgattctaattctaaacaaccgaaaatgaagctacgagttgttttcaacttcaaacgagtctggaatgaagctacaagttgtttccaacttcaaactagccaataatgaggcagcaagtcgtttccgggctcaaatgagtcaagaatgaaactacaagttgattgtaattttaaacaaccgaaaatgaagctacaagttgttttcaacttcaaacgagtctcgaatgaagctacaagttgtttccaacttcaatctagcccataatgaagcaacaagttgtttccgggctccaacgagtcaagaatgaaactacaagttgattttaatttaaacaaccaagaatgaagctacaagtagttttcaactttaaacgagtctggaatgaagctacaagttgtttccaacttcaaactagcccataatgaagcaacaagttgtttccgggctcaaacgagtcaagaatgatactacaagttgaatctaattttaaacaaccgaaaacgaagctacaagttattttcaacttcaaacgaggctggaatgaagctacaagttgtttccaacttcaatctagccaataatgaagcaacaagttttttccgggctcaaacgagtctagaatgaagctacaagttgattctaattttttaaaatcaaaacaaagctacaagttgttttcaacttcaaacgactttagaatgaagctacaagttgtttccaacttcaatctagccaataatgaagcaacaagttgtttcccggctcaaacgagtcaagaatgaaagtaccagttgattctaattttaaacaaccgaaaacgaagataaaagttgttttcaacttcaaacgagtctggaatgaagctagaagttgtttccaacttcaatctagccaataatgaagcagcaagttggttccgggctcaaacgagtcaagaatgaaactacaagttcattctaattttaaacaaccgaaaatgaagctacaagttgttttcaactttaaacgagtctggaatgaagctacaagttgtttccaacttcaatctagccaataatgaagcaacaagttgtttacatgcttaaacgagtcaagaatgaaactacaacttgattcttttaaacaaccgaaaatgaagctacaagttctttcaacttcaaacgagtgtggaatgaagctacaagttgtttccaacttcaatctagccaataatgaagcaacaagttgtttccggtctcaaacgagtcaagaatgatactacaagttgaatctaattttaaacaaccgaaaatgaagctacaatttgttttcaacttcaaacaggtctggaatgaagctacaagttatttccaacttcaatctagccagtaatgaagcaacaagttgttttcgggctccaatgagtcaagaatgaaactacaagttgattttaattttaaacaaccgaaaatgaagctacaagttgttttcaacttcaaacgagtctggaatgaagcaacaagttgtttccaacttcaaactagccaataatgaggcagcaagtcgtttccgggctcaaacgagtcaagaatgaaactacaagttgattttaatttaaacaaccgaaaatgaagctacaagttgttttcaatttcaaacgagtctggaatgaagctacaagttgtttccaacttcaatctagccaataatgaagcaacaagttttttccgggctccaacgagtcaagaatgaaactacaagttgattctaattctaaacaaccgaaaatgaagctacaagttgttttcaacttcaaacgagtctggaatgaagctacaagttgtttccaacttcaaactagccaataatgaggcagcaagtcgtttccgggctcaaacgagtcaagaatgaaactacaggttgattgtaattttaaacaaccgataatgaagctacaagttgttttcaacttcaaacgagtctagaatgaagctacaagttggttccaacttcaatctagccagtaatgaagcaacaagttgtttccgggctccaacgagtcaagaatgaaacaacaagttgattctaattttaaacaacagaaatgaagctacaagttgttttcaacatcaaacgagtctggaatgaagctacaaattgtttccaacttcaaactagctaataatgaagtagcaagttttttccgggctcaaacgagtcaagaattaaactacaagttgattcaaattttaaacaaccaaaaatgaagctgaaagttgttttcaacttcaaacgatcaggaatgaagctacaagttgtttccaacttcaatctagcctataatgaagcaacaagttgttttcgggctcaaacgagtcaagaatgaaacaacaagttgattctaattttaaacaaccgaaaacgaagctacaagttattttcaacttcaaacgaggctggaatgaagctacaagttgtttccaacttcaatctagccaataatgaagcaacaagttttttccgggctcaaacgagtctagaatgaagctacaagttgattctaattttttataatcaaaacaaagctacaagttgttttcaacttcaaacgactttagaatgaagctacaagttgtttccaacttcaatctagccaataatgaagcaacaagttgtttcccggctcaaacgagtcaagaatgaaactaccagttgattctaattttaaacaaccgaaaacgaagataaaagttgttttcaacttcaaacgagtctggaatgaagctagaagttgtttccaacttcaatctagccaataatgaagcagcaagttggttccgggctcagacgagtcaagaatgaaactacaagttcattctaattttaaacaaccgaaaatgaagctacaagttgttttcaactttaaacgagtctggaatgaagctacaagttgtttccaacttcaatctagccaataatgaagcaacaagttgtttaaatgcttaaacgagtcaagaatgaaactacaacttgattctaattttaaacaaccgaaaatgaagctacaagttctttcaacttcaaacgagtgtggaatgaagctacaagctgtttccaacttcaatctagccaataatgaagcaacaagttgtttccggtctcaaacgagtcaagaatgatactacaagttgaatctaattttaaacaaccgaaaatgaagctacaatttgttttcaacttcaaacaggtctggaatgaagctagaagttatttccaacttcaatctagccaataatgaagcaacaagttgttttcgggctccaatgagtcaagaatgaaactacaagttgattttaattttaaacaaccgaaaatgaagctacaagttgttttcaacttcaaacgagtctggaatgaagcaacaagttgtttccaacttcaaactagccaataatgaggcagcaagtcgtttccgggctcaaacgagtcaagaatgaaactacaagttgattttaatttaaacaaccgaaaatgaagttacaagttgttttcaatttcaaacgagtctggaatgaagctacaagttgtttccaacttcaatctagccaataatgaagcaacaagttttttccgggctccaacgagtcaagaatgaaactacaagttgattctaattctaaacaaccgaaaatgaagctacaagttgttttcaactgcaaacgagtctggaatgaagctacaagttgtttccaacttcaaactagccaataatgaggcagcaagtcgtttccgggctcaaacgagtcaagaatgaaactacaggttgattgtaattttaaacaaccgaaaatgaagctacaagttgttttcaacttcaaacgagtctagaatgaagctacaagttgtttccaacttcaatctagccagtaatgaagcaacaagttgtttccaggctccaacgagtcaagaatgaaactacaagttgattttaatttaaacaaccaagaatgaagctacaagttgttttcaacttcaaacgagtctggaatgaagctacaagttgtttccaacttcaatctagccaataatgaagcaacaagttttttccgggctccaacgagtcaagaatgaaactacaagttgattctaattctaaacaaccgaaaatgaagctacaagttgttttcaacttcaaacgagtctggaatgaagctacaagttgtttccaacttcaaactagccaataatgaagcagcaagtcatttacgggctcaaacgagtcaagaatgaaactacaagttgattctaattttaagcaaccgaaaatgaagctacaagttgttttcaacttcaaacgagtctggaatgaagctacaagttgcttccaacttcaatctagccaataatgaagcaacaagttgtttccgggctcaaacgagtcaagaatgaaacaacaagttgattctaattttaaacaacagaaatgaagctacaagttgttttcaacatcaaacgagtctggaatgaagctacaaattgtttccaacttcaaactagctaataatgaagtagcaagttgtttccgggctcaaacgagtcaagaattaaactacaagttgattcaaattttaaacaaccaaaaatgaagctgaaagttgttttcaacttcaaacgatcaggaatgaagctacaagttgtttccaacttcaatctagcctataatgaagcaacaagttgttttcgggctcaaacaagtcaagaatgaaacaacaagttgattctaattttaaacaaccgaaaacgaagctacaagttatttcaacttcaaacgaggctggaatgaagctacaagttgtttccaacttcaatctagccaataatgaagcaacaagttttttccgggctcaaactagtctagaatgaagctacaagttgattctaattttttataatcaaaacaaagctacaagttgttttcaacttcaaacgactttagaatgaagctacaagttgtttccaacttcaatctagccaataatgaagcaacaagttgtttcccggctcaaacgagtcaagaatgaaactacaaggtgattctaattttaaacaaccgaaattgaagataaaagttgttttcaacttcaaacgagtctggaatgaagctagaagttgtttccaacttcaatctagccaataatgaagcagcaagttggttccgggctcaaacgagtcaagaatgaaactacaagttcattctaattttaaacaaccgaaaatgaagctacaagttgttttcaactttaaatgagtctggaatgaagctacaagttgtttccaacttcaatctagccaataatgaagcaacaagttgtttacttgcttaaacgagtcaagaatgaaactacaacttgattctaattttaaacaaccgaaaatgaagctacaagttctttcaacttcaaacgggtgtggaatgaagctacaagttgtttccaacttcaatctagccaataatgaagcaacaagttgtttccggtcacaaacgagtcaagaatgatactacaagttgattctaattttaaacaaccgaaaaagaagctacaatttgttttcaacttcaaacaggtctggaatgaagctacaagttatttccaacttcaatctag
This genomic window from Daucus carota subsp. sativus chromosome 7, DH1 v3.0, whole genome shotgun sequence contains:
- the LOC135147917 gene encoding uncharacterized protein LOC135147917, producing MVNLLIVQQKMLDSEGKVGEAAPNPHKDKMKGKIEDSPKAASGGVQEPNKDFVIAPPPGVLKKGLEKFKLCLVGVFFEGHLAPSKVMELTRKAWDSKGCVRSEAEMNTVLARGTWYFERKPLILQVWGADLGVGKPSTLNPVQFAKLCVRYKVGNPLPEKIKVAAIDMKTMEFSSTEFVDVAVSYPQRPMVCSGCNQLGHLVEPVKVQEISVPQATTDSNNNPSSSAVNIESIPGTESAVLEEKWTTVHGKKASLPKQSNVSTSFQMPIYSALSKSLSKDFIASNRLSLIALLETHVKKENSIFVSKLVAPHFEWLFNYDHHSNGRIWIGWNPCVWTISDPVFHAQHISCKISLLASMANFFASFIYAFNDNIERRILWKDLLEYKGSFIGTNVSPWLITGDFNVCLHPVDMNNSNIVTADMREFRDAVDTLDVFDLNFTASFIPGGIHMIDHKDFLCTVNEAWNVTTRGDPWYILSSKIKRVKAALKRLNKFVVVLRSSQSPFCGGNVLKQKSRVKWLDLGDGNNAFFHRACKSRWNTNKIVAIEDSSGNIKTSHGDIATVAVDYFRRILGSSHQVDVLEPDITLPSLSDLQQSFLNAPFCRADVLSAFKSMGKRKSPGPDGLTPEFYLAAWDIVGEDVTNGILYFFDSCELPRIVNSVAITLIPKCCNPSKIEEYRPISCCNTLYKCITKLLASRIQRVLPQIISHNQSAFVPQRLIGDNIMLVQALCRDYHRNDGTPRCAFKLDLHKAFDSLNWSFLFDIMARMHFPERFIKWIRVCITGCMISIKLNGVLEGYFQCRNGLRQGDPLSPFLFVLGMEVLSAFLRSKLHNSLFSFHWRTRQMKLTHVIFSDDIFLFSKGESNSICLLLDNVIRFTEFSGLSLNKKKCLGFYCGVPDSIIDATSQRYGFSRGTMPISYLGLPLITGRLNKQLCSPLISRLCQKIELWSVRVLRYSGRLQLIKSVLQGIQGYWSMYLFLPKGVLKQIQSVLAKFLLGGDLLTKCHYNVAWVDCCEKKDEGGLGVRDLCDWNRAAILYQTWRIAHYNPTSIWILWVHSSWHDPWLISSPLIEKFGLDFPTMMDSDVNASVGSLILNGQWHVSTSNDYRAIHFRNLLSSCIIGQKDVVYWNGECSVKISRVWESIRRRGSPKPWLPLLWHRFHIPSCSFISWLACRGRLLTKDRMAYYHLEADPRCVLCSSYDETVEHLFTICPYSYIILRGCPFDLKINWDSWMLGDFFSDQLSAIQQHIGLLYITVAIYLIWRERNSRIHGKGSMGVSHLEHIVKRMMREKLFTCISFRRELKRDPTLCNLLY